Within the Marixanthomonas sp. SCSIO 43207 genome, the region AGTATCTGTAATACTCAGGTTTAAATGGACCTTCAACTTCTACACCAATATATTTGGCTTGTTCTTCGCTCAACTCAGTTAATTCAACACCAATTTTTTCAAGGTGTAACTTTGCTACCTTTTCATCAAGGTGTTTAGGAAGCATGTAAACCTTATTCTCATATTGATCTGTGTTTTTCCACAATTCAATTTGAGCTAATGTTTGGTTTGTAAAAGAGTTACTCATTACAAAACTAGGATGACCTGTAGCACAACCTAAGTTTACTAATCGGCCTTCGGCAAGTAAAATAATATCGTTTCCATTAACAGTATACTTGTCAACTTGAGGCTTAATTTCAACGTGTGTATTACCGTGGTTTTCTTTTAACCAAGCTACTGCTATTTCGTTATCAAAATGACCAATATTACATACAATAGTCTTGTCTTTCATGGCTTCAAAATGTTCTCCACGAACAATATCTTTATTTCCTGTTGTGGTAATAACAATGTCTGCTTTTCCTACAACAGTTTCTAGTTTTTTCACTTCAAAACCATCCATAGCAGCTTGTAAAGCACAAATTGGGTCAATTTCAGTAACTGTTACAATAGCACCTGCTCCTCTAAATGAAGCAGCTGTACCTTTACCTACATCTCCATATCCACAAACTACAACACGTTTTCCGGCCATCATTACATCTGTTGCACGACGAATTGCATCTACGGCGCTCTCACGACATCCGTATTTGTTATCAAACTTACTTTTGGTAACACTATCATTCACATTAATTGCCGGCATTACAAGTGTTCCGTTTTTCATACGCTCATAAAGACGGTGAACACCTGTGGTAGTTTCTTCAGAAAGACCTTTTATACCTGGTGCTAATTCAGGATATTTATCAAAAACCATATTGGTAAGGTCACCACCATCATCTAATATCATATTTAATGG harbors:
- the ahcY gene encoding adenosylhomocysteinase; protein product: MSTKTVPYTAYKVKDISLADWGRKEIELAEAEMPGLMSLREEYKNEQPLKGARIAGCLHMTIQTAVLIETLIELGAEVTWSSCNIFSTQDQAAAAIAAAGIPVYAWKGMTEEEFDWCIEQTLFFGEDRKPLNMILDDGGDLTNMVFDKYPELAPGIKGLSEETTTGVHRLYERMKNGTLVMPAINVNDSVTKSKFDNKYGCRESAVDAIRRATDVMMAGKRVVVCGYGDVGKGTAASFRGAGAIVTVTEIDPICALQAAMDGFEVKKLETVVGKADIVITTTGNKDIVRGEHFEAMKDKTIVCNIGHFDNEIAVAWLKENHGNTHVEIKPQVDKYTVNGNDIILLAEGRLVNLGCATGHPSFVMSNSFTNQTLAQIELWKNTDQYENKVYMLPKHLDEKVAKLHLEKIGVELTELSEEQAKYIGVEVEGPFKPEYYRY